The Lycium barbarum isolate Lr01 chromosome 10, ASM1917538v2, whole genome shotgun sequence genome includes a region encoding these proteins:
- the LOC132612891 gene encoding uncharacterized protein LOC132612891, which yields MIQNLESSHIDPLRISLKEEYAHCFHVEAEPNGKPWYNDIKIYLEKWEYPEGVKSGQKKTIRRMTNDFSLNKEMLYKMNVGLGHLMKDIWEEFKITHQNSTAYRPQMNSAIEAANKNIKRILKKMTYNYKGWHEQFPYALLGYCTTARTSTGATTYLLVYGIEVVILAEVEIRSLRIILEAKLDNVEWVQARFEQLTLIDEKRMVAVCHGQLYRQRMARAFNKRVRT from the exons ATGATCCAAAATCTTGAAAGCAGTCATATCGACCCACTGAGGATAAGCTTGAAAGAAGAGTATGCCCATTGTTTCCATGTAGAAGCAGAGCCGAATGGCAAACCGTGGTACAatgatatcaaaatatacttagaGAAATGGGAATACCCTGAAGGAGTCAAGAgtggacaaaagaagaccatcagaagAATGACAAATGATTTCTCCCTGAACAAAGAAATGCTGTACAAAATGAATGTCGGACTTGG CCATCTGATGAAGGATATCTGGGAGGAATTCAAGATCACTCACCAAAACTCGACAGcctaccggccacaaatgaacAGTGCCAtagaagcagccaacaagaatatcaagaggatattgaagAAAATGACATACAATTACAAAGGTTGGCACGAGCAATTTCCTTATGCTTTACTAGGATACTGTACTACGGCCAGAACTTCAACAGGAGCAACTACATACCTGCTGGTCTATGGTATTGAAGTTGTTATACTTGCTGAGGTCGAGATACGTTCCTTAAGGATCATCCTAGAAGCAAAATTGGACAATGTTGAATGGGTTCAAGCTCGATTTGAGCAATTGACTTTAATTGACGAGAAAAGGATGGTTGCCGTATGCCACGGTCAACTATACCGACAAAGAATGGCAAGAGCCTTCAACAAACGAGTTAGGACTTGA